Proteins co-encoded in one Pieris napi chromosome 10, ilPieNapi1.2, whole genome shotgun sequence genomic window:
- the LOC125053385 gene encoding membrane alanyl aminopeptidase-like, whose protein sequence is MDLKLLVSIIALSVGLAHTEPQDELYSFEWIGYNTNLDDPKYRLLDNVQPLQISVDLDVYLEESRFNGIVQLQVQVRENLTQIVLHQNVVSIDEVSVLDATERPVSLQIPNPFTIDRYYEIVTINFASEIVPGTYIITVNYKGRIHENPHDRGLYKGHYYYNNEKRYYATTQFQPYHARKAFPCFDEPQFKCPFTITITRGANLRPSFSNMAIANTNVLPSGRVQERFYPTPVVSSYLVAFHVSDFVSTNSSGTVQKPFQIISREGPTNQHSYAADVGFKITEIMESYFNISYYEMGQGRAMKNDHIALPDFPSGAMENWGMVNYREANLLFDQQNTNLPDRINMAAIIAHELAHKWFGNLVTCFWWSNLWLNESFASFFQYFSAHEAEPWLELDDRFILDRVQSALSGDASASIQPMNWSSVADNPSITAHFGTSSYAKGASVLRMLEHFVTPVVFRNALRYYLKENSYGIGYPTDMYAAFRRAVSEDPTFATAYPGIDIGTVFDGWVQNAGAPVVEVNVNMTSGLVSLTQRRFQISGTPPNDIWQIPISWTHGDSPNFQNTKPTYVLTQRTGSVQKPAGTSWVVLNIAQSGFYRVNYDNQNWGLLAAQLRSNKDVIHKLSRSQIVNDVLFFIRAGQISIPVAFDVLSFLAKETDYYVWNGALTQLEWIHRRLKHLPAAYDEFTAYLLDLIDEAVKQIGYTDGDNDSASTIQQRMQILNFACNLGHQGCIDDSLAKWNSFRTQNTPVQISSRRYVYCVGLRNGNASDYEFLFQKYNTSENTADMVVMLRSLPCSKNQASVEHFLYQTMHSDKIRVHDRNNAFSYALQGNSENLQTVLNFAFKNFAEIRETYGGAVRLSNSLSALSGFLTDFEDIVKFQSWLYENQIAIGESFSTGVSVVNTAVNNLRWGNNVAAEIFSELRSRSSATAVTTSLFVVMLALAAKFVF, encoded by the exons ATGG atCTGAAACTGCTGGTGAGCATAATAGCCCTGTCAGTGGGACTGGCACATACCGAGCCTCAAGATGAACTTTATAGTTTTGAATGGATAGGATACAACACGAATTTGGATGACCCTAAATACAGACTCCTGGATAATGTCCAGCCTTTACAAATATCTGTTGATTTAGATGTATACCTAGAAGAGTCTAGGTTCAACGGTATCGTGCAGCTACAAGTTCAG GTCCGTGAAAACTTAACGCAAATTGTGCTACACCAGAACGTTGTATCAATCGACGAAGTGTCCGTTTTAGATGCGACTGAGCGACCTGTATCTCTTCAAATACCAAATCCGTTTACAATTGATAGATATTATGAAATTGTTACCATCAACTTTGCATCTGAGATAGTGCCAGGCACATATATCATTACCGTCAATTACAAAGGGCGTATTCATGAGAATCCTCACGATAGAGGCCTTTACAAAGGACATTACTACTACAATAACGAGAAACG ttaTTACGCAACAACGCAGTTCCAGCCTTACCATGCTAGAAAAGCGTTCCCCTGCTTTGACGAACCTCAGTTCAAATGTCCATTTACCATTACGATTACAAGAGGTGCCAATCTACGACCATCGTTCTCAAACATGGCTATTGCTAATACTAACGT ttTACCATCCGGTAGAGTACAAGAGAGATTCTATCCTACACCTGTTGTATCATCCTACCTTGTAGCCTTCCACGTGAGTGATTTTGTTAGTACAAATTCTTCGGGTACAGTGCAGAAGCCCTTCCAAATCATCTCTCGCGAAGGACCCACTAATCAACATAGCTATGCAGCTGATGTTGGTTTCAAAATCACAGAAATTATGGAATCGTACTTTAATATCAGCTACTATGAAATGGGCCAAGGTCGGGCAATGAAAAACGACCATATTGCATTACCCGATTTCCCTTCTGGAGCTATGGAAAACTGGGGAATGGTTAACTACAG GGAAGCCAACCTCCTATTCGATcaacaaaatacaaatcttCCAGATAGAATAAATATGGCTGCAATTATAGCCCACGAATTAGCTCACAAATGGTTTGGAAATCTGGTCACTTGTTTCTGGTGGAGCAACTTGTGGCTTAATGAATCTTTTGCTAGTTTCTTCCAATACTTCAGCGCACACGAG GCAGAGCCTTGGTTGGAACTAGATGATAGATTCATTCTAGATAGGGTACAGAGTGCTCTATCAGGTGACGCAAGTGCATCTATTCAGCCAATGAACTGGTCTTCCGTAGCTGACAACCCCTCAATCACCGCTCATTTCGGTACCAGCAGTTATGCGAAAGGAGCGTCTGTATTAAGAATGTTAGAACACTTCGTGACTCCTGTCGTGTTCAGAAATGCTTTGAGATACTACTTGAAAGAAaa ctCATATGGCATTGGATATCCTACGGATATGTATGCAGCCTTTAGACGTGCTGTGTCTGAAGATCCTACCTTCGCAACCGCTTATCCAGGAATCGATATAGGAACAGTTTTTGATGGCTGGGTTCAAAACGCTGGAGCACCAGTGGTAGAAGTCAATGTGAACATGACATCTGGATTAGTGTCTCTCACTCag CGTCGGTTCCAAATTTCCGGAACTCCACCAAATGACATTTGGCAAATACCAATTTCTTGGACCCATGGTGACAGCCCCAATTTCCAAAATACCAAACCTACATACGTTTTGACTCAAAGAACCGGAAGTGTCCAAAAGCCGGCCGGAACAAGCTGGGTCGTTCTTAATATCGCTCAATCTG GTTTCTACAGagttaattatgataatcAGAACTGGGGATTATTAGCAGCTCAGTTGCGAAGTAATAAAGAtgttattcataaattaaGCAGATCACAG attgttAATGACGTTCTATTCTTTATTCGTGCTGGTCAAATATCGATTCCTGTGGCGTTTGATGTTCTCTCTTTCTTGGCGAAAGAAACAGATTACTATGTATGGAACGGCGCATTGACCCAGCTGGAATGGATTCACAGAAGACTAAAGCATTTGCCTGCAGCTTATGATGAATTTACT GCCTACCTTTTGGATCTCATCGATGAGGCTGTCAAACAAATTGGATACACTGATGGAGACAATGATTCAGCGTCCACAATCCAGCAGAGAATGCAGATCCTTAACTTTGCTTGCAATTTAGGTCACCAAGGCTGCATTGATGACAGTCTAGCTAAATGGAATAGCTTTAGAACACAAAACACACC GGTACAAATATCATCCCGTCGTTACGTTTACTGCGTTGGTCTACGCAATGGAAATGCTAGCGATTATGAATTCCTGTtccaaaaatacaatacatctGAAAACACGGCAGATATGGTCGTGATGCTTCGATCACTGCCGTGCAGCAAAAACCAGGCGTCTGTTGAACa CTTCCTCTATCAGACAATGCACAGCGACAAAATCCGTGTACATGATAGAAACAATGCTTTCTCATATGCCTTGCAAGGAAATAGCGAAAATCTGCAAACTGTACTCAACTTCGCATTCAAGAATTTTGCTGAAATTCGGGAAAC tTATGGTGGAGCTGTCCGGTTATCAAACTCCTTATCTGCACTTTCTGGATTTTTGACTGACTTCGAAGACATAGTTAAG TTCCAATCATGGTTGTACGAGAACCAAATCGCTATTGGTGAATCGTTCTCCACTGGCGTAAGTGTTGTCAATACAGCTGTAAACAACCTCCGATGGGGCAACAACGTAGCAGCTGAAATTTTTTCAGAGCTTCGTAGCAGAAGTTCAGCCACTGCTGTGACGACGTCGTTATTCGTCGTTATGCTGGCTTTAGCGgctaaatttgtattttag
- the LOC125053392 gene encoding membrane alanyl aminopeptidase-like, with product MFLKTGLILALLALTRSEKLTLADIDDSMTIEDEILVRSPDEIYRLPTTVKPISYDIFIDFYFAEKTDNPFSYNGRENIIIQAQQSDVFQIVLHANVDKINNVTVETEDGATLDLGSPSYLLEPQYHFLKINLQQALAMNTNYTLNIDYSSTMNEGPMKRGIWRGWYKDNNGVERIYTTTHFQPYNARQAFPCWDEPFFKSVFTVHLSAPASYIKMFSNSEVASIENDANAGRLTTNFYPTPRMSSYLVTFLVSETFQVIAEDTSFKPPIRIIGRSNTAGLADHALELTVKMTQFFDEYFEIPYSTLHPHLTNDHISSPDWASAATENWGMVSYRELYMIIDPKETIMSTEQYASTLVSHELAHKWMGNLITCFWWSNTWINEGFASYFGYIAAHGMFPKYELHEHFNSRYLQASLSFDSGTSTVPLNHDVNTPAQVTGHFGTISYSKGAAFLRMISDMITPETFRKACKFFLIDNAFEPTDQHDLYEAFSKAIQEDRTLSQYQHFNFTEFYRIWVNEAGYPILNVTVNHSTGEMELSQERFFISATAASTGQIYPIPITYSTKSKPSFDELKPSYMMSGDRAVLNKDVGEEWVIFNNQQHGLYRVNYDEKTWNLIADALLKTPDDIHHLNRAQVVDDVFALMRSEKMTYDYGFKILRFLEKETNYHVWNPAISGYTWLRNRFRHLPETQATFDAHVLGYMEHVINYLGYEPKANESTTTSVTRQEVLHFACLLGHEGCVKESLNRFIALKNGNWIDPRIRRNVYVVGIREGGAEDFNFLLNRFQTSNYANDQLEMLRGLGATRDPQLLTRYLELTLTKEVRSHDKVNAYNYALLGNKDNSKTVLEFVKNNIDTLRKVYVEDSPANPVHTALSNLASYLEEGGLQEYEAWLRSTQTNSLQFNRAISAINSARNTMAWGTANADMILKATRSSASVLLISTTLVLAMLFITIRI from the exons ATGTTTCTCAAAACGGGGCTCATACTGGCCCTATTAGCTCTAACCAGATCAGAAAAATTAACATTGGCTGATATAGACGATTCCATGACAATTGAAGATGAAATATTAGTGAGATCTCCTGATGAAATCTACAGACTACCGACAACCGTGAAACCCATAtcatatgatatttttatagatttttattttgctgaGAAGACTGATAATCCGTTTTCATATAACGGaagagaaaatataataatacaa GCTCAACAAAGTGACGTATTTCAAATAGTTCTACACGCCAatgtagataaaataaataatgtcacTGTCGAGACAGAAGATGGAGCTACCTTAGATCTTGGTTCACCGTCCTATCTCCTGGAACCTCAGTACCATTTTCTGAAGATAAATCTACAGCAAGCTCTAGCTATGAACACAAATTATACTTTAAACATAGATTATTCGAGTACTATGAATGAGGGACCAATGAAAAGAGGCATTTGGAGAGGATggtataaagataataatggAGTAGAAAG aaTTTACACAACAACGCATTTCCAACCATATAACGCAAGGCAAGCTTTTCCTTGCTGGGACGAACCTTTCTTCAAATCAGTCTTTACAGTCCATTTATCTGCCCCAGCCAGTTATATCAAGATGTTTTCTAATTCTGAAGTTGCTTCTATTGAAAA CGATGCAAATGCCGGTCGCCTCACAACGAATTTCTACCCTACGCCTAGAATGTCTAGTTACTTGGTAACGTTTCTTGTAAGTGAAACATTTCAAGTGATCGCTGAAGATACGTCATTCAAACCACCAATTAGGATTATCGGGAGATCAAATACGGCTGGTCTTGCTGACCATGCTCTGGAGTTGACGGTCAAAATGACCCAGTTCTTCGATGAATATTTCGAAATACCATACTCTACATTGCACCCTCATCTGACTAATGACCATATATCATCACCTGATTGGGCTTCCGCGGCCACAGAAAACTGGGGAATGGTCAGTTACag GGAACTCTACATGATTATAGATCCAAAAGAAACAATTATGTCCACCGAGCAATACGCATCAACCCTTGTGTCACACGAGCTCGCGCACAAATGGATGGGTAACCTCATTACATGCTTCTGGTGGAGTAATACCTGGATCAATGAAGGATTCGCCAGCTACTTCGGTTACATAGCTGCTCATGGG ATGTTCCCCAAGTATGAATTGCACGAACATTTCAATTCGAGATACCTTCAAGCCAGTTTGTCGTTTGACTCCGGTACATCAACTGTGCCTTTAAACCATGATGTCAATACTCCAGCTCAAGTGACCGGTCATTTTGGTACTATCAGTTACTCGAAGGGAGCGGCATTTTTGCGAATGATTTCTGATATGATAACTCCAGAAACGTTCAGAAAAGCCTgtaaatttttcttaattgATAA CGCATTCGAACCGACCGACCAACACGATTTGTACGAAGCTTTCTCGAAGGCTATACAGGAAGACCGTACACTGAGTCAATACCAACACTTTAATTTTACGGAATTTTATCGAATTTGGGTCAATGAAGCTGGGTATCCTATTCTTAATGTCACAGTCAACCACTCTACAGGAGAAATGGAGTTAAGCcag GAAAGATTCTTCATTAGTGCAACAGCTGCGTCCACTGGTCAAATATACCCCATCCCTATAACGTATTCAACAAAGTCCAAACCAAGTTTCGACGAACTTAAACCTTCATACATGATGTCTGGTGACAGGGCTGTTTTAAACAAAGATGTTGGAGAGGAATGGGTTATCTTCAACAATCAACAACATG gtCTGTACAGAGTAAACTATGATGAGAAGACCTGGAATTTAATAGCTGatgctttattaaaaactccGGATGACATCCATCATTTAAACAGAGCTCAA GTTGTAGACGACGTATTTGCGCTAATGAGATCAGAAAAAATGACGTATGACTACGGTTTCAAGATCCTACGGTTTTTGGAGAAAGAAACCAACTATCACGTCTGGAATCCAGCTATCAGCGGTTATACCTGGCTTAGGAATCGTTTTAGGCACCTTCCTGAAACACAGGCTACATTTGAT GCACATGTATTGGGCTATATGGAacatgttataaattatttgggcTACGAACCAAAGGCAAATGAATCGACTACCACGAGTGTAACGAGACAGGAAGTACTTCACTTCGCTTGTTTGTTGGGTCATGAAGGTTGCGTCAAAGAATCTTTAAACAGATTTATCGCACTTAAAAATGGAAATTG gatTGATCCTAGAATAAGGAGGAACGTGTATGTGGTAGGTATAAGAGAAGGGGGGGCTGAAGATTTTAACTTCCTTCTAAATCGGTTCCAAACGTCCAACTACGCCAACGACCAACTGGAAATGCTCAGAGGTTTGGGTGCAACTCGAGATCCACAGTTGCTGACCAG ataccTCGAGTTAACTTTGACGAAGGAAGTTCGATCACATGATAAAGTAAATGCGTATAACTATGCACTACTTGGCAACAAAGATAACTCAAAGACTGTTCTCGAGTtcgttaaaaacaatatagatACCTTGAGAAAAGT atacgTCGAAGATTCCCCGGCGAATCCTGTCCACACAGCGCTTTCAAACCTGGCGTCATACCTTGAGGAAGGTGGCCTGCAAGAG TATGAAGCCTGGCTCCGCAGTACACAGACCAACAGTCTTCAATTTAATAGAGCAATTTCTGCAATTAACTCAGCTCGTAACACTATGGCCTGGGGAACAGCCAACGCAGATATGATCTTAAAAGCTACTAGAAGCAGTGCTTCAGTTCTACTAATATCCACTACACTGGTTTTGGCCATGCTTTTTATAACGAttcgtatttaa
- the LOC125053389 gene encoding membrane alanyl aminopeptidase-like yields the protein MINFPQLVLIPAILAVVKSEFPFDVESVASSSTASEEVYRLPEDLDPVSFNVEITPYFEAEGNNEAFTFNGYVEIIVKALTSTSTLVLHENVREIRGVTVFDNAGSVVPLEPSNPFVREREYHFLKLNLQEGLTLNINETYRIAIRYIGNINETPLSRGVFRGSYIGSDGKTHYYAASHLQPTNSRQAFPCFDEPGFKSIFNIIINRPRNFTQTYANMPLLRQEVNGNRVKEIFQPTPRMSAYLVTFHISEEFTVIADNNNNARPYRILARPNAAGQGAYALEVGPPLTQWFSDYLGVEYYSMDDNLKNDQIAVPDWASGATENWGLVSYREVRLLYEEGETNALDKMYIGTITAHELAHKWFGNLITCRWWNNVWINEGFASYFEYFAMHEVDPSLEIADQFNILSLQSALSSDSSVNTRALEHTVNTPTQVTGHFSGISYTKGAALLVMLKNLMGESTFKKALNYFLVEKSYEHAYPVDLYSNFAKAVAEDQTLPSSVNIAAFFRYWVEERGYPVINVNVNMASGLIKISQERFFISPSAQQTKQFWPIPLTFTSGHNPKFENLTITHVMQGEEYEIQNTPGHNWVIFNLQQKGIYRVNYDTHTWEMIADALQTNHTQIHHLNRAQIVDDVFALMRSERMSFNLGFRVLDFLKKDTSYYSWYPAISGFSWIRNRFLHMPSTLQEFDIILHEFLRNVIEDLGYDVQIGEPLSRTLNRFFVLQFACSIGHTGCVNNAVLKFNAFKNNSNKVNPNIRRHVFCQGLLSGNYSDWQFMYQRRLNSNNQADETAMLRALGCTSDSRAVQEFLQMVLRSNVKAQDSLNALSFLYMGNRANARTALEFLKPRVEEFRKKVVLPAWFNNVLSNLASYLDEAGLNDMETWLRANQATIPGASTGLNAIASARSSMDWGTQKASSILRAARGSAIIVAPTSILFLLTALLLLK from the exons ATGATTAATTTTCCACAGCTGGTTTTAATACCAGCTATCTTAGCAGTAGTAAAAAGTGAATTCCCCTTCGATGTGGAATCTGTTGCATCCTCTAGTACTGCAAGTGAAGAAGTTTATAGACTCCCGGAGGATTTGGATCCAGTTAGTTTCAATGTAGAAATAACTCCTTACTTTGAAGCTGAAGGAAATAATGAAGCTTTCACATTTAACGGTTATGtggaaattattgtaaaa gCACTTACGAGTACTTCAACTTTAGTACTACACGAAAATGTCAGAGAAATACGCGGAGTTACCGTTTTCGATAATGCTGGGTCAGTCGTTCCCTTAGAACCCTCCAACCCCTTTGTAAGGGAACGGGAATATCATTTCCTAAAACTTAATCTTCAAGAAggtttaacattaaatataaatgagaCCTATCGGATTGCCATACGTTACATAGGTAACATAAACGAGACCCCTCTCTCACGTGGAGTATTTAGAGGAAGTTACATTGGAAGCGACGGGAAAACACA CTATTACGCTGCAAGTCATTTGCAGCCCACAAACTCAAGGCAGGCGTTCCCTTGCTTTGATGAACCTGGATTTAAATCGATTTTCAACATTATCATTAACAGACCTAGAAATTTCACGCAAACGTATGCCAATATGCCTCTTCTACGCCAGGaagt AAATGGCAACCGCGTGAAAGAAATATTTCAACCAACACCAAGAATGTCTGCTTATTTAGTCACTTTTCATATCAGTGAAGAGTTTACTGTGATAGCAGATAACAATAACAATGCAAGACCTTACCGCATTCTCGCAAGGCCAAACGCAGCCGGTCAAGGAGCCTACGCTTTAGAAGTGGGACCTCCACTTACACAATGGTTTTCAGACTATTTGGGAGTCGAATATTATTCTATGGATGATAATCTTAAAAACGACCAAATCGCTGTCCCAGATTGGGCCTCTGGAGCGACTGAGAACTGGGGATTGGTTTCATACAG AGAGGTACGACTTTTGTACGAGGAAGGCGAAACAAACGCGTTAGACAAAATGTATATTGGAACTATAACTGCTCATGAGCTTGCTCATAAGTGGTTTGGCAATTTAATAACCTGCAGATGGTGGAACAATGTCTGGATAAACGAAGGATTTGCCAGTTACTTTGAATATTTTGCTATGCATGaa GTAGACCCATCATTGGAAATAGCGGATCAATTCAATATATTATCATTGCAAAGTGCCCTATCATCGGACTCATCTGTAAATACCAGGGCATTGGAGCACACAGTTAACACACCGACCCAAGTTACTGGACATTTTAGTGGAATCAGTTACACGAAAGGGGCAGCCTTATTAGTTATGTTGAAGAATTTGATGGGAGAAAGTACATTTAAAAAGGCCTTGAATTACTTTTTAGTAGAGAA ATCCTACGAACATGCATATCCTGTCGATCTCTACTCAAACTTTGCAAAAGCCGTTGCAGAAGACCAAACTCTTCCAAGTTCTGTGAACATCGCTGCCTTTTTCCGATACTGGGTAGAAGAACGCGGGTACCCCGTTATCAATGTTAATGTCAATATGGCGTCCGGTCTCATTAAAATTTCTCAG gaacGTTTCTTCATCAGCCCTTCAGCTCAACAAACTAAGCAATTCTGGCCTATCCCACTTACATTCACATCAGGGCATAACCCGAAATTTGAGAATCTTACCATCACCCATGTCATGCAAGGTgaagaatacgaaattcaAAATACACCTGGACATAATTGGGTGATCTTTAATCTACAGCAAAAAG gaaTATACAGAGTAAATTATGACACTCACACATGGGAAATGATTGCTGATGCTCTTCAAACTAATCACACGCAGATACATCATCTAAATAGGGCTCAG ATTGTCGATGACGTGTTTGCTTTGATGAGGTCGGAAAGAATGTCTTTTAATCTAGGTTTCCGAGTACTAGATTTTCTAAAGAAAGATACCAGCTATTACTCTTGGTATCCAGCGATAAGTGGATTCTCCTGGATTAGAAACCGATTCTTGCATATGCCAAGCACATTACAGGAGTTCGAT ATTATACTGCACGAATTCTTGCGTAATGTCATAGAGGACTTAGGGTACGACGTTCAAATAGGAGAACCTTTGTCAAGGACATTGAATCGTTTCTTCGTCCTTCAGTTTGCTTGTAGCATCGGCCATACTGGCTGCGTCAACAACGCTGTGTTGAAGTTcaatgcttttaaaaataacagtaaCAA AGTGAACCCTAATATTAGAAGACACGTCTTCTGCCAAGGTCTCCTCAGTGGCAACTACAGTGATTGGCAGTTCATGTACCAGAGACGGCTTAACTCAAACAACCAGGCGGATGAGACTGCCATGCTGAGAGCTCTTGGTTGTACAAGTGATAGTCGGGCTGTGCAAGA gttCCTGCAGATGGTTCTCAGATCAAACGTGAAGGCACAAGACAGCTTGAATGCTCTGTCATTCCTCTATATGGGCAATAGAGCAAACGCGAGGACAGCGctagaatttttgaaaccaagaGTGGAAGAGTTTAGGAAAAA GGTTGTTCTACCGGCCTGGTTTAA